CTGTGACTACTGGATCAAGAACAAGAGCGAGTAGGCAATTCCTGATGGATGTCACGACCCGGCGGACACTGGGACCCATCATCTCGCCTCCGGTCAAATGTGAGGGCCATCAGCTAAGATCTGATCAGACTTCGTATCGATCATGCGTCATTTTGAACGGATCCAAGATGACGCCTCAGTTGGTCTTTCTTTACGGTGATGAAAACGTGCACTCTGCGGAGACCGGACGAGTATCAGGACCCACCCGAGGGGACCTGTGGGCGCCTCAGGCTCATGATCCTGCACGGTCCGGATGGAGCCGTGAATAGGCATACGTCGTCCTCCACGCGATTCCCGATCTTCCCTGCATATACGCCGGCATTCTACCGATGCTAAGATAGCAGCTTGTCAAGCGGTAACATTCCACTCAGGATAGCGAACACCCTCTCGGACGGCGAGCTACCCATACAGAAAGGACAACGATGGGCAGGCGACTGGAAGAGATGAGCCTGGAGGAGCTATGGCAACTCTTCCCAATATTTTTGGTGAAGCACAACGACGACTGGGAGCGTTGGTATGAGGAAGAGAGGGCAAGCCTGTTAGCCCTGCTGCCAGATGCGGCAGTGAGGCGACTGTCCCACATCGGGAGCACCGCAGTTCCGGGCATATGGGCAAAGAACATCATCGACATGCTGCTCGAGCTAAGAGATGAGAGCTCCATGAAGGAAATCCAAGGCATCCTCCAGAAAAGCGGCTGGCTGTGCATGAGCCAAGAGGAGCACAGGATATCGATGAACAAGGGCTACACGCCTGACGGCTTTGCAGAGAGGGTCTTCCACCTCCACATCCGCGTGACCGGCGACAATGACGAACTCTACTTCAGGGACTTCCTAAGAGAGCACGCTGATACTGCCAAAGACTATGAGACGCTGAAACTGTCGTTATGGAGGGTATACGAACACGATAGAGACGGCTACACAGAAGCGAAGGGTAACTTCGTAAGGAAGTACACCAAAAAGGCAAGAGATGAGTATGGGGCAAGGTACTGATGCGGGCGACATTTGCACGCCGCGCACCATCCTCTCCCGAGAGCCCCCTACGCCTTCGCTTGGATAGACTGGAGAAGGGAACGGCTGTCTGCTTGCGGACATCTCACGAGCGACCACCTTGCCCGACCAACGGTGGGACTATCTCTCACGGCTAGCGAACTGAGTTGTTCCGCGCCCCCCAGCCCATGAAGACCCAAGCGTGAGGCCCCCGAGTCTAGCCTCATGGCAGCGTCTTTGCGGCAAAGGACACAGGATTGTGCACGAGAAGAACTACGCGAGCATGCGCTCGACCTCCTCGGGATCTATTTCCAGCAAGGCTGCAGCGGCGTGCGCGTCCACGAGGCCGGCGCGCACAAGCCTGTCGAACGCCTCGAGCCCCCCGGCCCTGCCCTCCACGTGGATCTCCTCTATGACGCTGCCCATGTCCTTTCGCCCCTCCTCCGTCTCCCTGAGCCTTCTCTTCACCCTCGACGTCTCCGGGAAGCGCGCCTCGTCGTACGCCTCCACCTCCGTGAACACCCTCATGAGGGCGGAGACCTCGCCGCCGTCCCTCGCCAGGGCGTTCACGTACACCTCCGAGAGGCCGTTCTCGAGCGTCCGCCCGCTCTCCCTCACGACCCTGTCCACATGACACGGCGAGCAGCCCTCCCCGAGGGGGTCGAACTCGCAGACGAACGCCACGCAGACGTCCGGGACGTCGGCGAAGCGCCCGCCCGGCCTCGTCCTGTCCGCCGTCACGAGCGAGGCGTGGTAGCGCGCCCTCCTCTGGAGGTCGTCCCTGTCGGTGCGCTGCGCCTCCACGTCCACGAACCTGCCGCCCGAGAGCTCGCAGAGGGCGTCGAGGACCACGGAGCGCCCCTGCGGGTTCGTGACGGCGGACTGCGGCTCGCACTCCACGACCTCGAGCTTTGGGTCCTGGAGCAGCACCCCCAGGAGCTCCCCGCAGAAGGCCTCGTCCCTCGCCATCACCCGAAACATCAGGTCGTCTATGGGCCTCAGCTCGCCCATGTCCCGCCTCGCCGCGACATATGCCTCTCCCCTCGCCATCGCCTTCTCCTGCCCTCATCATAGCACAGGACGGCATTTATTAGAACGTATGTTTTTCTTATTTCGGAATCTTCGGTCGGGGAGGCGCAGAAAGACCCATCCCACAACCCGTGGGCAATGCCTATACCGACCGGACCACGCAGCCATTCGAGGACTCCCACAACCGGGCTGCCGCTCCTGAAGAATGACAGATGTGCCGCGAGGGTACACACAGGAAGTGTTTCGTCATGTACCGGGAAGACCTCGTTCAGGCCAGGTGGAGCCACAGGCCAAGGGAGCCCCACAATGGCTTGAGAACCGAATTTCAACAAGTCATTGGTTGGTTCCGCGTCTCTAATGGCCAATTTGCACCATTAGAGACCATACACATGCTGTAACGACTACTTTTTGACTTAAAAAGTTGCTAGAGTATATTCCAGTGTTCTGATCATTGGAAGGCACGTAAGGAAAAGCCATGAGGTGGAAAGACAATGGGCAGGGGTTTCTGAGGAAGAACCTCAGGGGTAAGCTCGCATACGAGTCTTTCGTGCCAAGTCCACTTGACACGATCATCCCACTCAAACTTGACGACGAGACTATCCGCAACCTTACCGCCTGCTCAAGAATGCTCGGCAAGCTTGAGGGCATGTTGCGCTTCATACCGAACGCACCCATGTACTTGGCCATGTACGTGCGAAAAGAGGCGCTGCTTTCTGCACAGATAGAAGGTACGCAGTGCACCTTTGACGACATCCTGGATCCCGATAACGTCCCTCTCGCCAAGAGTGAGGTCGCCGACGTCGTCAGCTACGTACGGGCCACCAAGCTAGCTGTCGAGGAAATGCGAAACATGCCCCTGTGTTTGCGCCTGCTCCGCAAAGTCCATGCAACCCTGCTTGAGGGAACACGCGGGGCGGAGAGGGACCCCGGGATGGTAAGATCATCCCAGAATTGGATAGGCCCTGCGGACTGCATCCTCAGAGAGGCCGCCTACATCCCCCCAAATGTCGATGACATGAACGTCGCGCTCGGAGGGTTGGATCGGTTTCTTAACGAGAGTCACAACGTCGACCCCATCGTGAAGGCTGCCCTCGCACATTACCAGTTCGAGACGATTCACCCGTTCCTCGACGGAAACGGGCGACTTGGCAGGCTCCTCATCACGCTGTCGCTCCTCAATGACAACGTGATGAGCGGAGCCGTCTTCTACCCCTCATACCAACTCAAACTACGCAGATCAGAGTATTATGAGCGACTCATGGACGTGAGGCAGAACGGCAGCTATGCTAAGTGGGTCGCATTCTTCTGCGAGTGCCTGCTTGCAAGCGCCACTGTTGCCGATGACGCCCTCACTCACATCGTCATGCTGCATAACGACAACGCTAATCTGGTCAACGATCGGCTTGGTAGATCAGCCTCAAATGGCCAGCGCCTACTCGAGCTGCTCGAAGGCAATCCCATCGTTAACATTGGCTTCGTATGTGAACATCTTGGCATTTCAAGAACCACTGCAGCTCGGCTTGTACATGACTTCGAGAGACTTGGCATTCTGCAAAGGAGAGATGCTGGTAAGCAGCGCTATCGCGTATATCTGTACGAGGCATACCTGACCATCCTTCGCCAAGGTAGCGACCCACTGTAGGGATACACAACGACAAGGAGCCATGGGCCATCGGTAGTCCCCTTCAAATCTTGGAGGAAGAGACCCCAAGCAGACTCCTCTTGGATAGTGCCCCTCAGATTCTGGGGCACGCTGATTAGTTCCTCAGCGCTTGCGCCAGGCATCGAGGTGTCTTCCGCCCTAGCATGACCATCTCTTAAGCCGGGGCAGAAGCCCCTCCATGTAGTCACGTGCCTCGGTCTCCGTGAAGCCTGAGCCCGGGGCGGCCAGGTGGCTCACGCAGACGTCGGCCATCTCCTCCATCGTGATGTCGGGGGCGGTGTAGCCACCACCCTCGTAGCACCACTTGCAGTAGCGCGTGGCAGGCGAGCCGTCCGCCTCGGTGCCGAGAAGGCTTGGATCCGCGAGGGGCATGCCGCAGCTCTCACAACGATTGTCCCCCGGAAGCTCGAGGATTTGGTCGACTCGCACGTCAAACGCCTCGGCGATCAGCCTGAGCGTGTCGATCCCCGGCACGGTCTCGCCCCTCTCCCAGCGGGAAACCGCCTGACGGGTGACAAAGAGCCTATCCGCCATCTCCTGCTGCGTCAGTCCCGCCCTCGAGCGTATCTCCAGGATCCTCTCATCGATCGACATGGTCGCCTCCCTTGCCGACGCCTCCCTTGCCTTCCTCCGTTTTCTCATTGTATGGACAGACAAGGCTTATGTCACGCAACCCTCTGTTGCCCAGCGCGGGGGAGACATCCCAGCACCAGAGGGCGTCCGGGACACCCGACGGCTTCACCGATCAGCGGCAGTCGATGTCACGTGCGGCCTCGTGAGCATCTGGGCATGATGTGCCCAGACCTCCAGGTACTCGCTCGTCTCCCCTGACTCCCGATGGTCAAAGAAGGTCACAAAGACGAACCCGAACACCCCCGGATAGGCTTGGGTGCGGGTAAGCTTGCAGCGATGGTCATCGATCCTCTCGACGGAGCAGGTCAGCAGCGACTTGAGGATAGAGTGACTCGCGTGGATCTCTACCTTCTTTTCCGCCTCATCTACAAGGTAGATCTCGCTATCCATCGTGACGCCCTCCCTGGTCACGACCTCATACGTTCTGCCCTGGTAAAAGAAGCCGCCAGACCTATCGTAATTGACTGCCCGGTTGGTTGACAGCGTGGGCAACCATAGGTTCATCTCCTTGAGCGCCGCCCATGCCTGGCTAACACTTGTGGGACAGGTCAATGTCTCAACATACGTCTTCATATGGGGCTCCTATCGCCTGACGGCCGGCCGAAACGTCAGCACATCAAAGTTTACCCAGTGATTCGATATCTACGACATACTATATATGTATGCGCAGGACTACCGTTAGGAGTGGTGTTAAGGGCAGCTGACTCATGATACGGGTGAGCGACGAGCATACATGACACACTGTTGTCATGTATGCTCGCGTATGATGCCCTCAGTCGCAACACTCCAAGCCGAAGGGAAGCAACCATGGCACTCGACTTCAAGAAAGAATACAAGGGTCTTTACCTTCCACCTCGAAAGCCGGGCATCGTCACGGTGCCGCCGGCGAGCTACCTGGCAGTGCGCGGGCATGGTGACCCCAACGCCGAGGACGGCGCGTACCACCGGGCCATCGAGCTGCTCTATGGGGTCGCGTACACCATCAAGATGTCCAAGAAGGGAAACCACCGCATTGACGGCTACTTCGACTTCGTGGTGCCGCCCCTGGAAGGTCTCTGGTGGCAGGAGGGCTTACACGGCGTGGACTACACCCGCAAGGAGGACTTCGACTGGATCTCCCTCATCCGTCTGCCCGACTTCGCGGGGCCAGACGAGGTGGAGTGGGCGAAGGGCGAGGCATCCGCCAAGAAGGGGCGCGACTTTGGCGAGGTGGAGTTCCTTGCGTATGACGAGGGTCTCTGCGTGCAATGCATGCACGTGGGCCCATACGACGACGAGCCCGCGACGATTGAGG
The DNA window shown above is from Olsenella sp. oral taxon 807 and carries:
- a CDS encoding GrpB family protein, coding for MGRRLEEMSLEELWQLFPIFLVKHNDDWERWYEEERASLLALLPDAAVRRLSHIGSTAVPGIWAKNIIDMLLELRDESSMKEIQGILQKSGWLCMSQEEHRISMNKGYTPDGFAERVFHLHIRVTGDNDELYFRDFLREHADTAKDYETLKLSLWRVYEHDRDGYTEAKGNFVRKYTKKARDEYGARY
- a CDS encoding Fic family protein, whose protein sequence is MRWKDNGQGFLRKNLRGKLAYESFVPSPLDTIIPLKLDDETIRNLTACSRMLGKLEGMLRFIPNAPMYLAMYVRKEALLSAQIEGTQCTFDDILDPDNVPLAKSEVADVVSYVRATKLAVEEMRNMPLCLRLLRKVHATLLEGTRGAERDPGMVRSSQNWIGPADCILREAAYIPPNVDDMNVALGGLDRFLNESHNVDPIVKAALAHYQFETIHPFLDGNGRLGRLLITLSLLNDNVMSGAVFYPSYQLKLRRSEYYERLMDVRQNGSYAKWVAFFCECLLASATVADDALTHIVMLHNDNANLVNDRLGRSASNGQRLLELLEGNPIVNIGFVCEHLGISRTTAARLVHDFERLGILQRRDAGKQRYRVYLYEAYLTILRQGSDPL
- a CDS encoding zinc ribbon domain-containing protein; its protein translation is MSIDERILEIRSRAGLTQQEMADRLFVTRQAVSRWERGETVPGIDTLRLIAEAFDVRVDQILELPGDNRCESCGMPLADPSLLGTEADGSPATRYCKWCYEGGGYTAPDITMEEMADVCVSHLAAPGSGFTETEARDYMEGLLPRLKRWSC
- a CDS encoding GyrI-like domain-containing protein; the encoded protein is MALDFKKEYKGLYLPPRKPGIVTVPPASYLAVRGHGDPNAEDGAYHRAIELLYGVAYTIKMSKKGNHRIDGYFDFVVPPLEGLWWQEGLHGVDYTRKEDFDWISLIRLPDFAGPDEVEWAKGEASAKKGRDFGEVEFLAYDEGLCVQCMHVGPYDDEPATIEAMHAHMEAQGYALDITDERHHHEIYLSDTRRVAPERLRTVVRHPIRVA